A stretch of the Colias croceus chromosome 13, ilColCroc2.1 genome encodes the following:
- the LOC123696645 gene encoding monocarboxylate transporter 2 isoform X1, whose protein sequence is MNNMDTMVQRVATDERPFETPSSDESGLGRDTPTDDSEPEAALVVPPDGGWGWMVVAASFMCNFIVDGILFCGGSLLKPIQTEFNVSGGQVAPVNSLLQGFYLLAGPFVSALANKYGFRVVTIVGSIISSVAFALSYFATSVEYLYLVYGIMGGIGFCMIYMPAVLTVGFYFERWRALATGLALCGSGVGTLIFAPLTAMLLEKYGWRGTILVNGCFVLVCLVCGAMFRPINPVRVTLADKDEEDDTSRRHEEAVEKLNSMLKLHNKLDSGIGMPEVQFGNKVSPHTWMGVANNTRYPTAEEVFRGSNSHLTRRSSATAGTIKNHMCNKPLFIAVPVAEKDEQEDSNSNIDNAEPLIANSVKVMTQNSRPRRSHVDLVARPFYRDDIFFGGSLARLPQYTSRTSLGYHLAVTHVPTQVDTQEEQSGKCKLCPEAVRRALATLLDVSLFRSLTFNILAISGFFTMLGFFVPYMYVAQRAKDNGIDKDTSILLVSAIGIANIVGRVACGLVSSMPKVSPLWLNNIALSAGGIATMISGLYYHDAYQFAYCAIFGLAVACFASLRSILVVEYIGLEQLTNCFGLFLLFQGLGAVLGAPIAGALMDMTQSYEIAFYVSGGFLLFSAVICYPIDYISRWEKSRNKLASSPKV, encoded by the exons ATGAATAACA TGGACACGATGGTGCAACGAGTAGCCACGGACGAGCGTCCGTTCGAGACCCCTTCTTCAGACGAGAGCGGCCTGGGACGAGACACTCCCACGGATGATTCCGAACCTGAGGCAGCTTTG gttGTTCCTCCCGATGGCGGTTGGGGCTGGATGGTGGTAGCGGCTTCGTTCATGTGCAATTTTATCGTCGATGGAATATTGTTCTGTGGAGGAAGTCTTCTTAAACCAATACAGACGGAATTCAAT GTAAGCGGTGGTCAGGTGGCTCCAGTGAACTCATTGCTACAGGGTTTTTACCTCTTAGCGGGACCGTTTGTTTCCGCTTTGGCCAAtaa ATATGGTTTCCGCGTGGTCACCATTGTGGGTAGTATTATATCGAGTGTCGCCTTCGCCCTGTCGTATTTCGCAACGAGTGTTGAATACTTGTACCTGGTCTATGGAATTATGGGAG GTATCGGTTTCTGTATGATCTACATGCCGGCTGTGCTGACGGTTGGTTTCTACTTCGAGAGATGGCGCGCGCTGGCCACAGGCCTGGCTCTGTGCGGCTCCGGTGTGGGGACCCTCATATTTGCGCCTCTCACTGCTATGCTCCTCGAAAAATATGGTTGGAGAGGCACTATTCTTGTTAATGGAT GTTTCGTTCTGGTGTGCCTGGTCTGCGGGGCCATGTTCAGACCCATAAATCCGGTCAGAGTGACCTTGGCCGATAAGGACGAGGAGGACGACACTTCCCGTCGCCACGAAGAAGCTGTTGAAAAATTAAACTCAATGCTCAAACTGCACAACAAACTAGATTCCGGTATAGGAATGCCAGAAGTGCAATTCGGTAACAAAGTGAGCCCCCACACGTGGATGGGCGTAGCCAATAACACTCGCTATCCGACCGCCGAAGAAGTTTTTCGAGGAAGCAATTCACATTTAACCAGGCGATCGTCCGCAACCGCGggaacaataaaaaatcatatgTGTAATAAGCCCCTTTTCATTGCCGTACCGGTGGCTGAGAAAGACGAACAGGAAGACTCCAATAGCAACATTGATAATGCTGAGCCATTGATCGCTAACTCTGTTAAAGTCATGACACAGAATTCACGACCGCGCCGTTCTCACGTCGATTTAGTCGCCCGGCCATTTTATCGTGATGACATATTCTTTGGGGGCAGTTTGGCGAGGTTGCCTCAATACACGTCACGAACGTCGCTCGGCTATCACTTGGCCGTAACTCATGTGCCCACCCAAGTAGATACTCAAGAAGAACAATCTGGAAAATGCAAACTTTGCCCAGAAGCCGTCCGAAGGGCGTTGGCTACTTTGCTAGACGTCAGTTTGTTCAGATCGCTGACTTTTAACATTTTAGCGATTAGTGGATTCTTTACGATGTTGGGTTTCTTCGTCCCGTATATGTACGTAGCTCAGAGAGCGAAAGATAATGGCATAGATAAAGATACTAGTATTTTGTTAGTGTCGGCTATTGGAATTGCCAATATAGTGGGACGTGTTGCTTGTGGATTGGTGTCATCGATGCCGAAGGTGTCTCCTCTGTGGCTGAACAACATCGCTCTCTCTGCCGGAGGGATCGCGACGATGATTAGCGGCCTGTACTACCACGACGCCTATCAATTTGCATACTGTGCCATCTTTGGACTCGCTGTTG CTTGCTTCGCGTCTCTACGGTCGATCCTGGTGGTGGAATACATTGGACTCGAACAACTGACCAATTGTTTCGGATTATTCTTGCTGTTCCAAGGTTTGGGAGCTGTGCTGGGCGCCCCCATTGCTG GTGCTCTCATGGACATGACTCAAAGCTACGAAATCGCGTTCTACGTGTCCGGTGGCTTTTTGCTCTTCTCGGCTGTCATTTGTTACCCGATTGACTACATTAGCAGATGGGAAAAATCAAGAAACAAACTAGCGTCCAGCCCAAAAGTCTGA
- the LOC123696645 gene encoding monocarboxylate transporter 2 isoform X2, producing the protein MVQRVATDERPFETPSSDESGLGRDTPTDDSEPEAALVVPPDGGWGWMVVAASFMCNFIVDGILFCGGSLLKPIQTEFNVSGGQVAPVNSLLQGFYLLAGPFVSALANKYGFRVVTIVGSIISSVAFALSYFATSVEYLYLVYGIMGGIGFCMIYMPAVLTVGFYFERWRALATGLALCGSGVGTLIFAPLTAMLLEKYGWRGTILVNGCFVLVCLVCGAMFRPINPVRVTLADKDEEDDTSRRHEEAVEKLNSMLKLHNKLDSGIGMPEVQFGNKVSPHTWMGVANNTRYPTAEEVFRGSNSHLTRRSSATAGTIKNHMCNKPLFIAVPVAEKDEQEDSNSNIDNAEPLIANSVKVMTQNSRPRRSHVDLVARPFYRDDIFFGGSLARLPQYTSRTSLGYHLAVTHVPTQVDTQEEQSGKCKLCPEAVRRALATLLDVSLFRSLTFNILAISGFFTMLGFFVPYMYVAQRAKDNGIDKDTSILLVSAIGIANIVGRVACGLVSSMPKVSPLWLNNIALSAGGIATMISGLYYHDAYQFAYCAIFGLAVACFASLRSILVVEYIGLEQLTNCFGLFLLFQGLGAVLGAPIAGALMDMTQSYEIAFYVSGGFLLFSAVICYPIDYISRWEKSRNKLASSPKV; encoded by the exons ATGGTGCAACGAGTAGCCACGGACGAGCGTCCGTTCGAGACCCCTTCTTCAGACGAGAGCGGCCTGGGACGAGACACTCCCACGGATGATTCCGAACCTGAGGCAGCTTTG gttGTTCCTCCCGATGGCGGTTGGGGCTGGATGGTGGTAGCGGCTTCGTTCATGTGCAATTTTATCGTCGATGGAATATTGTTCTGTGGAGGAAGTCTTCTTAAACCAATACAGACGGAATTCAAT GTAAGCGGTGGTCAGGTGGCTCCAGTGAACTCATTGCTACAGGGTTTTTACCTCTTAGCGGGACCGTTTGTTTCCGCTTTGGCCAAtaa ATATGGTTTCCGCGTGGTCACCATTGTGGGTAGTATTATATCGAGTGTCGCCTTCGCCCTGTCGTATTTCGCAACGAGTGTTGAATACTTGTACCTGGTCTATGGAATTATGGGAG GTATCGGTTTCTGTATGATCTACATGCCGGCTGTGCTGACGGTTGGTTTCTACTTCGAGAGATGGCGCGCGCTGGCCACAGGCCTGGCTCTGTGCGGCTCCGGTGTGGGGACCCTCATATTTGCGCCTCTCACTGCTATGCTCCTCGAAAAATATGGTTGGAGAGGCACTATTCTTGTTAATGGAT GTTTCGTTCTGGTGTGCCTGGTCTGCGGGGCCATGTTCAGACCCATAAATCCGGTCAGAGTGACCTTGGCCGATAAGGACGAGGAGGACGACACTTCCCGTCGCCACGAAGAAGCTGTTGAAAAATTAAACTCAATGCTCAAACTGCACAACAAACTAGATTCCGGTATAGGAATGCCAGAAGTGCAATTCGGTAACAAAGTGAGCCCCCACACGTGGATGGGCGTAGCCAATAACACTCGCTATCCGACCGCCGAAGAAGTTTTTCGAGGAAGCAATTCACATTTAACCAGGCGATCGTCCGCAACCGCGggaacaataaaaaatcatatgTGTAATAAGCCCCTTTTCATTGCCGTACCGGTGGCTGAGAAAGACGAACAGGAAGACTCCAATAGCAACATTGATAATGCTGAGCCATTGATCGCTAACTCTGTTAAAGTCATGACACAGAATTCACGACCGCGCCGTTCTCACGTCGATTTAGTCGCCCGGCCATTTTATCGTGATGACATATTCTTTGGGGGCAGTTTGGCGAGGTTGCCTCAATACACGTCACGAACGTCGCTCGGCTATCACTTGGCCGTAACTCATGTGCCCACCCAAGTAGATACTCAAGAAGAACAATCTGGAAAATGCAAACTTTGCCCAGAAGCCGTCCGAAGGGCGTTGGCTACTTTGCTAGACGTCAGTTTGTTCAGATCGCTGACTTTTAACATTTTAGCGATTAGTGGATTCTTTACGATGTTGGGTTTCTTCGTCCCGTATATGTACGTAGCTCAGAGAGCGAAAGATAATGGCATAGATAAAGATACTAGTATTTTGTTAGTGTCGGCTATTGGAATTGCCAATATAGTGGGACGTGTTGCTTGTGGATTGGTGTCATCGATGCCGAAGGTGTCTCCTCTGTGGCTGAACAACATCGCTCTCTCTGCCGGAGGGATCGCGACGATGATTAGCGGCCTGTACTACCACGACGCCTATCAATTTGCATACTGTGCCATCTTTGGACTCGCTGTTG CTTGCTTCGCGTCTCTACGGTCGATCCTGGTGGTGGAATACATTGGACTCGAACAACTGACCAATTGTTTCGGATTATTCTTGCTGTTCCAAGGTTTGGGAGCTGTGCTGGGCGCCCCCATTGCTG GTGCTCTCATGGACATGACTCAAAGCTACGAAATCGCGTTCTACGTGTCCGGTGGCTTTTTGCTCTTCTCGGCTGTCATTTGTTACCCGATTGACTACATTAGCAGATGGGAAAAATCAAGAAACAAACTAGCGTCCAGCCCAAAAGTCTGA